TCGACGCGGGGCACTCCGAGTGCCTCGAAACGGACGGTCTTCAGCAGCTCCGGGACGTCGACATGCTTGGGGGTCAGGCCTCCGCGCAGCACATTGTCCGAGGACGCCATCACTTCCACACCCAGGCCGTGGAGGTACGCGTGGACGTTCCCGGCGGGCAGGTAGACCACTTCGCCGGGCTCCAGCGAAACGAGGTTCAGGAGGAGCGAAATGAGCACTCCAGGATCCCCTGGGAAGGCCTCGTTAATGTCCAGGAGCGCACCCAGCACGTCCTCATGAGGCTCCCTGGGCGCCCCCGAGCGGAGCACTGCCTCGACTTCGACAACTGCCTCCGAAACCTTCCGGCCACCCTCGATCAGGCGGGTAAAGGCGGCCTTCAGCGCTGCAGGTTCGTCGGCCTGGCTGAGGTCCGATATGACCCCCGTGATGATGTCCGGGACATCCATTGCGGCGGAGTCCATCGACGCCGCAAGGTGCTCGAAAACCTGCTTGGCCGCCGCAGCGGACCTGAACCCGCACAGTGCACGGAACGGAGTCAAGGCAAAGATCAGTTCCGGTTTGTGGTTGTCGTCCCGGTAGTTCCGTTCGGCGGAATCGGCTGGCAGCCCGGCCGCGTTTTCGCGCGCGAAGCCCTCGCGGGCTTGCTCAAGGCTGGGGTGGACCTGCAGGGACAGCGGCTGCTCCGCGGCCAGGAGCTTGGTCAGGAACGGCAGCCGCGGCCCGAACGCTTCGAGGCTTTCTGCTCCCAGGAAATGCCGGGGATCGGAGGCGATCAAAGCATCCAGGGGCTGAGTGACGCCATTGGGGTGGATGGCCGTCGAGGGTGAATCCGGGTGCGCCCCGATCCACAGTTCCGCTTCCGGTCCACCCGAGGCCGGCCGACCCAGCAAGCCGGCGATCGCCGTCGTCGACCCCCAGACGTAGGGCCGCAAAACATTCTCTATCTGGTACACGAAAGAAGGTCCTTATCGTTGCGCTGGACGTGGTGGTTGGACGACAGCCGGGCTTAGAGCGGTGCGCATTGCCCGTTGGTGGCCACGAGGTCACGGATACCCTGCTCATCGCCCTGGGCCTTGAGGCCGTTCAACAATTCAATGGTGATGGGCGTGCCGTCCGGGGTGGTGGTCACCGGTGTGAAATCCGCCGACGGCGATGGCAGCTGGCTCGCCGGCAGGCGCCCGGATACCGGGCCCGCAGCTGCGGCCGCACCTGCAGGGGTGCCGGCGGGGGAGACGACGGCGTCATCCGCCTTGGGGCTGTTGGCGGACTTCAGGAGTTCCTGGACCTTTGAGTGGATCAAGTCAAAATCGGGAACGGTGGAGAACGACGCATCGAAGTCCGGAGGGCCGATGGTGAGCCGTTTGACGGGCTGGTTCTTGGACTTCAGCGCAAGGTCAACGAAGCTGCCCAGCTGGTTGGAGGAAATGTTCGAGTCCACTACTTTGGTGCCGGCGTTGGCGATGTCCTCGAATTTGGTCAGCAGGGTGGCCGGATCCAGTTGCTTGAGCATGGCCTGTTGCACGCACTGTTGGCGTGCGATCCGGGCGTAGTCGTCCACGAATTCGCGGGACCGCCCGTACCACAGGGCATGGAAGCCATCGAGGTGCTGGTCGCCGGCAGCGATCCAGCCATCGGGCATGCCATGGATACCATGGGCCTCATCGGTGACGGGGCCACTGATGGGCACCCAGCCTCCGGCCTTGATGCGGATTCCGCCCATGGCGTCGATAAGTTTGGCGAAGCCATCCATGTCCACCAGCACGTAGGCCTGGACGGTAATGCCCAGCGTTCCGGATACTGCTTCCAGGGTGGCTTGTGCGCCGGGATCGGCTACGCCCGGATACAGGTCCTGGTAGTTGTTGGTGACTTCGGTGTTGACGGCGTTGATGAGGCACTCATCGCCGCAGTTGTAGCCATCGGGGTAGATCTTGCGCATCGGCGAGCCCTCGCTGAACTGCGCATTCTGGAGGTTGCGGGGGACCGAGATGATGGCGCTTTCGCCCGTCTTCGCGTCGACGCTGATGACCGAGAGGCTGTCCGGGCGGCGGCCCGTCCGGTCATCCCCGGCGTCCCCGCCCATCATCAGGAAGTTGTAGCGTCCGTCCACGGGATCGATGGCGGGACCGGCGTCGAAGATGCTGCCGATCGCGTTGCGGCTCACGTTCAGGACGTACGCGATGTAACCCAGGGATCCACTGGCCAGGACCGTGGACACGGCAAGGACAACGGCGATGATGGGCCGCATCCCTGGTGCCAAGAGGTTGGGCCTGATGATCCTCAGCGTGTTGAGGAACAAATACGCCCAGCCCAGCGCCAGGGCCACCAACAGCACGATGACCACCAGGGAACCAACAGGGTGCGTGACGATGCTCAGCAGCATGGTCCGGTTTACCAGGGCAATGACGAGGGTCAGCAGCGCCAAGGCCCAAACCGTCAGGGTAACGCGCAACGCCCTGCGGCCCAGTTTGCGGTCACCAGCGACAATCTGAGCGCTGCCGGGGATGAAGAGAGTCAGGAGTACCAGCACGAAGGCGCGTTTGGTCCGCACCGGAGCACTGGCTCCGGAGGGGTAGCGGACAGGATCAGTCAGTGCAGCACCGGGCTGATTCGGAGTCTTGTGCATGGTAGTCATCCGCTGCCTTCCTAGCGGATGCTCCGGGCTGAAGTGTTGGCGGGGGAGAAGACCTCTTCCACTTTGTGGCGCAGGTTTTCACCTTTCTTGGTGGCGACGTCGTTCAGCTCCTGAGCGAAGGCCAACAGGTCTGCACGGAGCTTGGATGCGAGCTCGTCCGTACCCGATGCCAGAATGCGCACCGCAAGGAGTCCGGCGTTGCGGGCTCCTGCGATGGACACCGTGGCTACCGGAACACCCGCGGGCATTTGCACGATGGACAGCAGGGAGTCCATGCCGTCGAGTGTTTTCAGGGGGACCGGTACACCGATCACGGGCAGGGGGGTTACCGATGCCAGCATGCCGGGCAGGTGCGCAGCGCCACCGGCACCGGCAATGATGACTCGAAGGCCGCGTTCGTGGGCCGTTTGGCCGTACCGGATCATTTCGGTTGGCATGCGGTGTGCCGAGACGACGTCTGCCTCGAACGGGATGCCGAATTCGGCAAGGGCGTCAGCGGCAGCCTCCATGACGGGCCAGTCCGAGTCGGAGCCCATGACGAGCCCGACCAGTGGGGCAGTTGTTCCAGTCATCATACGGTTTCCTCCAAGGATGTCGGCTCGGGTTTGCGGCCGTCGCGGATGATGTTGGCCACGGCCGTGGCACGCTGGCGGACGGAGTCGACGTCGGAAATCGACGTGCCGATGAGGTTGACATGCCCGATCTTCCGGCCGGGCCGGACGGACTTGCCGTAGGAATGGACCTTGGCTGCAGGCTCGTAGGCGAGGGCCATGGGGAATGCGTTGAAGAGATCCTGGTTGTCGCCGCCCAGGAAGTTCTTCATGACCGTAACCGGGGCCAACGCATCCGTAGCGCCAAGGGGAAGATCCAGGACCGCACGCAAGTGCTGTTCGAATTGGCTGGTGATGGAGCCATCCTGCGTCCAGTGCCCCGTGTTGTGGGGGCGCATGGCCAGTTCGTTGATGAGGAAGCCTGCCCCCACGCCGGGTGTTTCGAACAGTTCGGCCGCCATGACGCCTGTAACGCCGAGTTCGTTGGCAATGCGAAGCGCAGCTTCCTCGGCGGCGGCAGCCACCTCAACGGAAATGTTCTGGGCGGGTGCGATCACTTCGTCGCAGACGCCATCCACCTGGATGGTGTGGACTACGGGCCATGCCCGGGACTCGCCGCTGGGGGTGCGGGCGACCAGTGCGGAGAGTTCGCGGCTGAATTCCACCTTGGCTTCGGCCAGCAGTGGGCTCATGGCCTGGAACCAGTCGCCGGTCTCCTGGGCTTCGTCCGCGGAGCCGATGATCCTGACGCCCTTGCCGTCGTATCCGCCCCGGGGTGTTTTCAGGACAACGGGCCAGCCGATCCGGTCACCGAAAGCCACAAGCTCGTCGGGCGTGTGCACGGCGGACCATTCGGGGTTGGGCAGTCCAAGCCGATCAATAGCGGCCCGCATCACGAGCTTGTCCTGGGCGTTCACCAGGGCATCCGGTCCCGGCTGGACATTGACGCCGGCATCCAGCAACGCCTGGAGGTGCCCGGTAGGAACGTGTTCGTGGTCAAAGGTCAGCACGTCCACGCCCTTGGAGAACTCGAGAAGAGTGTCCAGGTCCTTGTAGTCGCCGACCGGGGCCGAGGCCACCGCGGCCACGGCAGAAACGTCCTCGCCTTCAGCCAAAACGCGGAGTTCGAAGCCCAGTGCGGTAGCGGGCGGAGCCATCATTCGGGCGAGTTGGCCGCCGCCAACAACGCCAATTACTGGAAAAGTCACAATGTTCAGCCTACCGAACCGGCGGCGGGATCACTGATTCTGGCGCTCTTTCCCTGCCTTTTTGCGGTGTGCCCTGCCTTCTATGGGTGTTCTCACAGGCTGTTCCCCGGCACCGCCGCGAAATCGGCGCTAAAATAAGTTTGGCCCATCGGCCCATCTTCAACGGCCATGGAGGGTCATGATCACCACACTTGCAGATCGAATCCGCGGACTTGCCTCGCTTTTCTGGCGCGAGGTAGCCAAGTTCGGCGCCGTCGGCGGTGTTGCTTTCGTCATTGACTCGGCTGTCTTCATCTGGCTCTTTTCGGGCCCGATGCACGGCAGCGAAGTGTGGGCCAAGGCACTCGCCACCATTGTTGCAAGTGTGTTCTCCTGGGTAGCCAACCGCTTCTGGACTTTCCGCCACCGCAAGCAGGCCAACGTGGTCCGCGAAGCCGTGTTGTTCGCCGTCATGAACATCGTCGGGCTCTTGATCGCTTCCGGATGTGTGTGGTTCGCCAAGTACATCCTGGACCTGAACGACAAGCCGTCATTGTTCATTGCCGGCAGCGTTGTGGGCCTCATCCTGGGCACCATTTTCCGCTTCTTCGCCTACCGCTTCTGGGTCTTCAACGAGGAACTGGACGCCGAGCCGGAGTTCTCGCACGACCACGAGATCCTCGAGGGACACCACAAGCCCAGGAATGGCGAGACCGCCAGCCCTGCGACCGGCGAACTTCCCATCAAGAACGTCTAACCAGTACCTCCGCTGACATCAGCGGCGAGTGACGCGCTCGTTCTCCAGCAGGTGTTCGGTGACGTCCAGTGCAGGGTGCACCAGGACCACCGATCCGTCCTGCTTCCAGGCACCCAGCGACGCCGCCAGGCCCTCTTCCAAACCGTCTGCGGCGCGTACCAGGAGGCGCACCCCTGGCTCCTGGGCGGCAGCAAACCCGTCCATCAGGGCGTCGTGTGCATGCGCGGTGGTGCTGCGGACAGCGGGCAAATCACCCTCGGGTTCGTTATGTGCCATGAAAACGTCACCGTGGGAGCGGACTTCCGCGGCATAGTCCACGACGCCGGCAGGCAACTCGCCGGGCCAACGCATAGCGAGTGCGGCCAACGGCACAGCCACGACGGCGTCGAAGCCGGCCCCGCCGCCGTCGTCGGGCTTGTCCGTGACAAGAAGGTCTGCTGACGAATCGTCGAAGACCACCTCCAGTCCAAGCTGCCAGGCCGCCAGGGCCCACACGAACGACTTCCAATGCGCGGGGAGGTCCAGCCGGACTGCCATCCCCGGTTCGGCGTCCAGCTCGTCCTGCAGCAGGTTGCTGGTCTTGGCCACCCAGTTGTCCAGAACGCGGCCCGAAAGTTCAACGCGCTCTGAGTCCGGTCCGTACCAGGTGAGCCGTGGTGAAGTTGCGTGTCCGGACCTCAGGGCCGTCATCAGGTTCGCTGCCGGGATAGTCATAGGCCCATCTTGCCACGCTGCGATTCGGCGGTCGCCAGCCATTGTGAAATGAAACACACCCGTCCTGGCCGGGGTGACGGTGGGCGCTCCGGGGGCGGGTGAAATTCCGCATAAATTCAATGAAAGTTCACGTAAATCGATCCAAGGCTCCCGTTTTCCGCCGCAGCACGCGGCGACGCGGCGAAAATGTTGGGCGTGGCGCATCCCACGTTTCTACAGATTCTTGATTATTATTCCGGCGCGGCTTGACTGTGAGTAGTTACACGCGTGTAATTAGTAATCAACGCCGCTGCACAGAGGACCGGAACGCCACCGGGAATCGGAAATACATCCAAGCAGCAGCTGCAAACTCAGGAGGGACGCCATGGGGCAAGCGTTGCGTATCCAGGAAGATGCAGTCGTCGCAGAACATGCGTCGGTGAAATACCGTTCGCGGGAAGTACCGGGAGACTGGTACGTCGATCCCGCGGATCCGGAAGCGGCAGACCGCTACAACCAGAATGTGCAGCAGTCTCTGGAGGATCAGGCAACTGCCCTCCTGGCAGCACATGAGGCACTGATCGGTGATCTGCCCGCGGGGCCGGACGATGACGTTGACGACCCTCCCATGGAGCTGCGTCGTCCGCTGGAAACACCGGGGCAGCCCGTGTGGATCGGCCTTCCCAGCCAGGGTGACTTCGATGACGAAGGCGAGCTCGGCTGGCAGACAGATGCGCTGTGTGCGCAAACCGATCCTGAAGCGTTCTTCCCCGAGAAGGGTGGATCGACGAGGGATGCCAAAAAGGTCTGCGGAGCGTGCAATGTCCGCTCGCAGTGCCTGGAGTACGCCCTTGCAAACGACGAACGGTTCGGTATTTGGGGCGGCCTCTCTGAGCGGGAACGTCGTCGGCTAAGGAAGCGAGCGGTCTAATTCTCAAGGAAGTGCATGTTACCGCCGTCGTGGTTGCCCACGACGGCGGAAACTATCTCCCCAGGACCTTGGCGGCATTGTCGAACCAGACGCGTTCGGCAGATGCCGCCATTGGCATTGATACAGGTTCCACCGATAACTCGCAGGCGTTGCTCCGCGAATCGTTCGGAACAGGCAACGTCACCACCTTCACGCACCCGAAGTCCGGCTTCGGCGCGGCCGTCCAGGCGGGCTTGCACGAGCTTGCCCCCGCCCAGGACGCAGCCGAAGGCAGCACCCCGACGTCCGTCCAGTGGATCTGGCTCCTTCACGACGACGCCGCGCCGGCGCCGGATGCGTTGGCGGAACTACTCCACGCAGTGGAACGCGCCCCGTCCGTAACGGTGGCCGGCTGCAAGCAGCTCGGTTGGGATAACGAACGGCACCTGGTGGATGTGGGTCTGTCGACCAGCCGCTGGGCCGAACGCCTCACATTGATCGACGCCGATGAAGTGGACCAAGGGCAATACGACGCGCGCACTGACACGTTCGCCGTCAATTCTGCCGGCATGCTGATCCGCCGTGACGTCTGGGAGCAGTTGCAGGGCTTCGACCCCGCCCTCCCGGGCAGCGGGGACGACGTCGACTTCTGCTGGCGCAACTGGCTCGCAGGCAACCGTGTTGTAGTGGTTCCCAGCGCCCGCATGTTCCATGTGGAGCACAGGCCGCACGGTTTGGGTACCTCCTCCGCGGCCCGGAAAGCGCAGATCCACTTACGGCTCAAGCACACCCCGTGGTGGAACGTGCCGTTTCAGGCAATCGGCGCCTTGTTCGGCGCGGTGGTCCGGTTGCTGCTCAGCATCCTGGTCAAGGAGCCCGGTTACGGTTTCTCCCAGTTCACCTCCACGGTGGCTGCCTTGTTCCGCCCCGGCGCAATTGCCAGGGGCCGCCGGGTAGCGGCCAGGACGCGCCGCGTGCACCGCTCCGTCATCCGTGGCCTGCAAACATCCACGCGTGAAGTGCGGGCGAACCGGCGCTCACTGCTGGAGGCCATCCGTCCCAGCGATGAATCCTCAGCCACCTCCGACCTCCTGGCGCCAGAACCAAGTGGCGATGCCGCAGATGACTTCGCGGCACTGGCAACCAATGAACGCGGCTGGGTGGGCACGGGCGCCGTCGCAGCCGCGGTCCTGGCCCTTGCCGCAGCCCTGGTAGGACTCCTCGGTTTGCTGCGCTCCGGCTCAGTGACCGGTGGGGGACTTCTTCCCCTGTCCGCCGCCCCAGGAGACATCTGGGCCAACGCGTCCACCTGGTGGATCTCCCTGGGGGCAGGCTTGCCCGGGCATGGCGATCCGTTCGGATACGTGTTGTGGCTGTTGTCGCTGTTCGGTGGCGGGGATGGAAACGCCGCCATGGTCTGGCTGCTCATCCTGGCCATGCCGCTCTCCGCGGTGGGGGCTTGGTTCGCCGCTGGCGCCCTGACGACCAAACGTCGTTTCCGGACCGTGGCCGCACTGGCCTGGTCCGCCGCACCTGCCCTCCTGATCGCCATCAACGAGGGCCGAATTGGTGCCCTGGTGGCGCACGTGATGATGCCCCTGCTGCTCCTGGCGCTCCTGCGTGCCTCCGGATCCGCCATCGGCCAGGGGCCAGCCACTGGCAGCTCCGCACTCAGTCGACGGCCCGCTCCGATCCTGGGTAAGCCCGGAATCAACGGAACGCCGTCGTGGACGGCTGCCGCAGCCGCAGGCCTGGCAATGGCAGTGGTCACCTCATCCGCACCCTCGCTCCTGGGTCCCATCGCCGTCGCCGTGATCCTCGCAGCCGTGGTTCTGGGGCAGCGGGGCAAGACGCTGTGGTGGTCGCTCCTTCCAACCATTGCCTTGTTCCTGCCCTACGGCATTTCCGTTCTGGACAGGCCCCGTTCCTTGCTCGCCGACCCCGGCCTGCCCCTCACCTTTGAAGCGGCGCCGCTGTGGCAGCAGCTTCTGGGCCAACCGCTGGCGTTCAGTATCGACGGCGGCCTGAACGGTTTGGCTTTCTTCGGTCCAGGCGCTGTGCCATGGGCGCTGATCCTGGCACTGCTCGTCAGTGCGCCCATCCTTGTCCTGGCTGTGACAGCCCTCTTCCTTCCCGGCAAACGCACCGCCATGGCCAGGGTCTTCTGGCTGGCGGCCCTGGCTACCCTGGCGGGCAGTTGGCTGGTTGGGCATGTCGCCACCGGAGTCAACGGCAACGTGATGGTGGGCCCGTTCACCGGGCCGGCCGTCTCCGCTGCGGGCATGCTGTTGCTCGGTGCCGGGATCATCGGTGCCGACAAACTCTTCACAGCGCGCCGCCGGACTCCGGATACCCAGCGGGCGAAGCTTCCCATGCGCCGGGTTGCGTCCGCTGTGGTGATGACGCTCCTGGTTGCCGGCCCGTTGGCTGGCCTGGGTGCCTGGGTTTCCCAGAACGTCCTCCAGCCCTCGCCCGTAGCAGGCGAGGCGGCCCCGTCCGCGACTGAACAGCCGACGTCGGCCCTTGGCTCCAGCCGCCAGGTCCGGCCGGTGGACACCGGCACGCTGCCGGCCACCGCCGTCGACCGCGGGATGGGTCCAGAACGGACGCGCACCCTGGTTATCACCAGCGGTGAGCAGGGGGCCTTCACGTCATCACTGATGCGCGGTGCGGGAACCACCTTGGACAGCCTGTCCACCATCGCTTCGGCCCGAACCATCATTGGTGCTCCGGGACGCGAGGAGATCACCGCCGACGACCCCGCCACCACCTCCCTCCGCAGGGCGGTTGCCACCATCGTGGCAAGCACCGGAGTGGATCCGCGGGCAGACCTGGAACAGCTTGGTGCCGGTTTCGTCGTCCTGAAGGCTGCCGACAATGCAGCCCAGCTCACTGCCAGCAGGATCGACGCCGTTCCCGGCCTCGTTGCTGTCGGGCAGACTGACGCCGGGTGGTTGTGGCGCGTCACGCCGCGGAACCAGCCGGCGGCTACTGCAGCGGACACGACACACCGGGTCAGGATTCTCGACGCGCAAGGGGCAGTAACCGGTTCCCTGCCCTCCGAAGAGGTCTCCGTTGAAGCCGATGTGGCGCCAGGTGACGAGGGGCGCAAAGTGGTGCTGGCTGAACGTGCCGATCCCGGCTGGACCGCTTGGCTGGATGGCCGCGAGTTGACCTCCACGACCTCCGGCTGGTCGCAGGCTTTCGACCTTCCGGCCACTGGCGGAAGCCTCGAAGTTCGTTACACGAATCCGTGGGCTGTATGGTTCGGGATCCTGCAGGCAGTGGTGATCGGCTTGACGCTCCTGCTTGCTGTGCCGATGCCAGCCCGCCGCACCCGAACCGGCATGTCGAGGGACGAAGTTTCCCTCCGTAAGGAGTACAGCAGTGTCTGACGACCGGAAGAAAGTGCCTGACGAAGCCACTGAAGTCCCGGTGCCCCGGAAGTCCCGCGCCACCAAGGGCGGCGACGCCGGCAGCTCCCGCAGCGCCGCCAAGGGCACCCGAAGCTCCCGGAAAGGCGTCGTCACCGGTGCGCTCTCCGCCGTGGTCATCCTGGCCGCCGGCGGTAGCGCGGTTGCTGCCGCGTCGATGGTGCCCGAGCCTTCCGGCGGCACAACCATGGGCATCCGGCAGGCTGATGTCCCCGCGGGGCGCGCCCTTGGTGTCTGCCCTGAACCGGCCCGGTTGGTCAACGGAACTGTAGTCGGCACGGATGCGGACTTCAGCCCGGTATCCACCACCGCCACCAGTGCGCTGAACGCCGTAGTGCTGAGCAATCCGGCGGGAACCGTTCCCGGAAGCACGGTGACATCGCTTGGAGGCGGCACGGTGGCTGAGATCGCCAAGGCGCCCACCAGCACTCCCACGCCCGCATCCGGTCCGCCGGTATTGTCCGCTGGCGTGGCCTCCATCAGCCCGGTCACGGGACCGTCAGTGGTGGCCGCGGATGCGTTGGGGAACGAACAGGCCTCCTTGGCCGCAAATCTCAGCTATTCGGCCACAGACGGTGACCTCCGTGGACTGGCCTCAGCCCAATGCCAACCGCCTGGAAATGATGCCTGGCTGCTGGGGGCCAACACCGCTGTGGGACGCACCGCCGTCCTGAACCTGAGCAATGCCTCCGAAACCCCCGCAACGGTGAACCTGGAGCTCTTCGGGTACAAGGGTCAAATCCAGGCGCCGGGAGCTCGTGGACTCCTGGTAGCTCCGGGAACAACCCGTTCTGTCAACCTGGCCGGCCTCGCTCCGGGTGAATCGCAACTGGCTGTCCATGTGCGCAGTACGGGCGGTCCTGTGGCCGGGACCATCCAGCAAAGTGTGCTGCGCGGGCTCGCTCCGGGCGGGGTTGAATACCTCTCTCCGGGTACCGGGCCGTCGAACCTGCAGGTCATGTCCGGCGTCGACATCCAGGACCCGGCGGCTACCAAAGCGCTGGCCGGGAAGTCGGGGTTTGCCGATGCCGTGCCGGCCCTCCAAATAGCTGTTCCCGGTTCCACCGATGCCGTGGTGCAGGTCAGCATCTACGGAGCCAACGGTGAACGCAAGGTACCCAACGGGGGAGTAGTGACGGTCAAGGGTGGTTCCGTGGCTACGCTGAACCTTGACGGCGTTCCTGCCGGCAGTTACACCGTCAAGGCCAGCTCCGACGTGTCGTTTGTGGCATCGACCAGGATCACCCGCGGCGCCAAGCCGGAGGACGCGACAGACTTCGCCTGGTCGCCGGCCTCAGCCCGCCTGGGAAGTCAGCACCTGGTTGCCATTCCCCGTGATGGTCAACGGCTGCTGAGCTTCGGCGTGCCCGTCGGCCGTGCCACAGTGAGCTACGCCCCCGTGACGGCCGACGGAAAAATCGGCAAGGCCGTGGATGTAGACATGAGCGGCGGAACCACGTCCATGATCGAGCTCCCGGCGAAATCCGGCGACGCCATCGTGGCCGGATATGTTGTTTCGGCTTCCGGGGATCCCGTCTACGGTGCCCTTGTCCTGGGAAAGCAGGGACGTCCGGACGTATCGGTCGTGGCGATACAGGACGCAGCGGCGGGACTTGAAAAGGTTCCCGTTTCGGTGGGTTACTAGCCAGCGCTCCCGAGTCGGCCGCCGTCGTCGTTATTGATAGCGACGGCGGTAGACCGGGTCCAGCGTTTCCGGTGGCACACCGAGCATCTCAGCCGTGTATTCCACCACGACGTCGTGAACCAGGTCCTGGAGTTCCTCGCGCGTATTGGCGCCCTGCACCACAACCCTGCGGTAGATGGTGATCATGGGTGCTTCGCCACGGCCACCGGGCGTATACGAGCCCATGGGCGCGGTGCCTCCCGTTGCGACCAGTTGCTCCAGATCCGGTGGGATTTCATCGACTGCGAAGAGCACGCCGTCCAACTGCTTGCCCCACATGTCCTGGAGCCGTTCCGCGGAGTCCAACACCATGTCGTCAAAGCGCTCTGAACGGGTACGGAAACCGGGCAGGTTGGCAAGCATCAGTTCTCCGCGCAGCCCCCGTCCGTGGCGGTTGCGCCTGCGGCGCCGAAAGCTCCGCCCGCCCGTGCCTGCGTGTTCCCCGGCCTGGTCGCCATCCGCGTCAGTCCACCGGATGGTGAAACCGGGGATATGTGGCTGTGACTGCATATATCGACTTTAGTACCGGGCGACCGCCAGCGCGACATCACCGCCCCCAGCGCGCCGTAGCTGTTCCCGGTAAACGGAGTTGGTGGGCCACGGACGGCCAATGCGCACTTTGGGTGGCACTAGGCGCTAATCTGGGATGTTGTGGGTGCTATTCGTCAATGTTCCAGGTCGGCCTGCCGCCAGTCCGCGGTGGCTACTTTGACGTACGTATACGCGGATTCGACAGCCGTCCTGGGTCCGCTGGCCACCTATGCCGAGCCCCACGCCTACGACCTGTGCTCGCAGCATGCGGAAAGCCTGACCGTCCCGCGTGGATGGGAAGTGCTTCGGCTGGCCATGCCCAGCTCGCCCCCCGAGCCCGGGCCCGACGACTTGCTCGCACTCGCCAACGCTGTTCGCGAAGCAGCCTCCGCAGCTCCGGAAGCTCCCGTGCGGCACAACCATGCGCACATGGAGCCACCTGCCGGTACCGAAGGCACACGACGCGGTCACCTGCGGATTCTTCGCGAACCGTCCTGATCGGGCCCCGCAAGGCAGGGGTCGCAAATCGTCGCGGTGCTCCAAACGGCACGAACGTGCGCGGTAGTCTGGAAGCTGCAGATTAACCAGCCAGCGGCGCCGGGCGGCGCCACCCAGGGAGCATCATTCATGCCAAAGGTCAGTCCTGAACTGTTGTCCATCCTGCGCTGTCCCGTGACGGGTTCACCGCTGGTCCAGGAGGGCGACGAGTTGGTTGCCTCCGTCGCCGCGGCGGACGGCGAAAAGCTCCGCTACTCGATCGAGGACGGCATTCCGCTTCTCCTGCCGCCGGAATTGTTGGCTGCCGCCAACGCAGCGACTTCCGGCCAGCACGATTCCAAGGCGTAACACCCTCTTTTCACCAAACCCGCACGGTACCCAAAGGATTTCCATGACTTTTGATTTCAAAGTGGCCGACATCACCCTCGCGGAGGCAGGTCGCCACCAGATCCGCCTCGCCGAGCACGAAATGCCCGGGCTTATGTCTCTTCGGGAGGAATTCGGGGCTTCCCAGCCGCTGAAGGGCGCACGCATCGCGGGGTCGTTGCACATGACAGTGCAGACGGCAGTGCTCATTGAGACCCTCACGGCCTTGGGCGCCGAAGTTCGCTGGGCTTCCTGCAACATCTTCTCCACCCAGGACGAAGCAGCCGCCGCCGTCGTCGTCGGTAAAGGCACGCCGGAAGACCCGCAGGGTGTCCCGGTCTTCGCGTGGAAGGGCGAAACGCTCGAGGAGTACTGGTGGACTGCCGAGCAGATCCTTACCTGGCCCGGCGCGGAAACCAGCCCGGAGTTGGGTCCCAACATGATCCTCGACGACGGCGGCGACGCCACGTTGCTGCTGCACAAGGGCGTCGAATTCGAAGCTGCGGGCGCTGTCCCCACCGCCACGGAGGATGACCCCGAGGAATACGTCCTCATCCTTGACCTCCTCCGCCGGACCCTCGAAGCCGATCCGCAGAAGTGGACCCGCCTGGCAGCCAGGATCGAGGGTGTCACCGAGGAAACCACCACCGGCGTGCA
This Paenarthrobacter sp. GOM3 DNA region includes the following protein-coding sequences:
- a CDS encoding glycosyltransferase family 2 protein, which gives rise to MHVTAVVVAHDGGNYLPRTLAALSNQTRSADAAIGIDTGSTDNSQALLRESFGTGNVTTFTHPKSGFGAAVQAGLHELAPAQDAAEGSTPTSVQWIWLLHDDAAPAPDALAELLHAVERAPSVTVAGCKQLGWDNERHLVDVGLSTSRWAERLTLIDADEVDQGQYDARTDTFAVNSAGMLIRRDVWEQLQGFDPALPGSGDDVDFCWRNWLAGNRVVVVPSARMFHVEHRPHGLGTSSAARKAQIHLRLKHTPWWNVPFQAIGALFGAVVRLLLSILVKEPGYGFSQFTSTVAALFRPGAIARGRRVAARTRRVHRSVIRGLQTSTREVRANRRSLLEAIRPSDESSATSDLLAPEPSGDAADDFAALATNERGWVGTGAVAAAVLALAAALVGLLGLLRSGSVTGGGLLPLSAAPGDIWANASTWWISLGAGLPGHGDPFGYVLWLLSLFGGGDGNAAMVWLLILAMPLSAVGAWFAAGALTTKRRFRTVAALAWSAAPALLIAINEGRIGALVAHVMMPLLLLALLRASGSAIGQGPATGSSALSRRPAPILGKPGINGTPSWTAAAAAGLAMAVVTSSAPSLLGPIAVAVILAAVVLGQRGKTLWWSLLPTIALFLPYGISVLDRPRSLLADPGLPLTFEAAPLWQQLLGQPLAFSIDGGLNGLAFFGPGAVPWALILALLVSAPILVLAVTALFLPGKRTAMARVFWLAALATLAGSWLVGHVATGVNGNVMVGPFTGPAVSAAGMLLLGAGIIGADKLFTARRRTPDTQRAKLPMRRVASAVVMTLLVAGPLAGLGAWVSQNVLQPSPVAGEAAPSATEQPTSALGSSRQVRPVDTGTLPATAVDRGMGPERTRTLVITSGEQGAFTSSLMRGAGTTLDSLSTIASARTIIGAPGREEITADDPATTSLRRAVATIVASTGVDPRADLEQLGAGFVVLKAADNAAQLTASRIDAVPGLVAVGQTDAGWLWRVTPRNQPAATAADTTHRVRILDAQGAVTGSLPSEEVSVEADVAPGDEGRKVVLAERADPGWTAWLDGRELTSTTSGWSQAFDLPATGGSLEVRYTNPWAVWFGILQAVVIGLTLLLAVPMPARRTRTGMSRDEVSLRKEYSSV
- a CDS encoding WhiB family transcriptional regulator, giving the protein MGQALRIQEDAVVAEHASVKYRSREVPGDWYVDPADPEAADRYNQNVQQSLEDQATALLAAHEALIGDLPAGPDDDVDDPPMELRRPLETPGQPVWIGLPSQGDFDDEGELGWQTDALCAQTDPEAFFPEKGGSTRDAKKVCGACNVRSQCLEYALANDERFGIWGGLSERERRRLRKRAV
- a CDS encoding TIGR03089 family protein, with product MTIPAANLMTALRSGHATSPRLTWYGPDSERVELSGRVLDNWVAKTSNLLQDELDAEPGMAVRLDLPAHWKSFVWALAAWQLGLEVVFDDSSADLLVTDKPDDGGGAGFDAVVAVPLAALAMRWPGELPAGVVDYAAEVRSHGDVFMAHNEPEGDLPAVRSTTAHAHDALMDGFAAAQEPGVRLLVRAADGLEEGLAASLGAWKQDGSVVLVHPALDVTEHLLENERVTRR